ATGTGATGAGCGTTGCAGAAAGCATCGGTCAACACATGAATGCTGATAAATATGTTGTTGTTAAATCCACTGTTCCAGTGGGAACTTGCGAGGCTGTTCGCAACGTTATCGAAAGAGTTCTCCGTGCCCGTGGTGTGAACTATAAAGTTCAAATCGTCTCAAATCCTGAGTTCCTGCGCGAAGGTGCCGCTCTCGAGGACTGTCTCTATCCACCTCGCGTGATCGTTGGTGTCGAAAATGATGAGACTCAACAGGTTATGCTTAATTTGTACCGTCCCTTTGTAGAGGACACATCGAAAATCCTTTTTGTCGATATCTTCTCGTCCGAAATGACGAAATATGCAGCCAATGCGATGTTGGCAACTCGTATTTCATTCATGAATGAGCTTTCGCGCATTTGTGAGGTGACCGGCGCCAATATTGATTTGGTTAAAAAAGGCATGGGTATGGATCCGCGCATTGGTCCGCACTTCTTGAACGCTGGAGTGGGATATGGCGGTTCTTGCTTCCCTAAAGACGTCAAGGCCCTGATAAAAACAGCACGTAATATCGGCAGCGAACTCAGTATCTTGCAAGCTGTTGAAGAAGTGAATCAGCAACAACACGATCATTTCTTTAAAAAAGTTCAAGACTACTTCAAAGGTCAGCTTGAAGGAAAAACAATCGCAATGTGGGGGCTCGCATTTAAACCGGGTACGGATGACCTTCGTGAGGCTCCGGCACTTCGTTTGATTGAGAAGTTTCTCTATTACGGGGCTCGCGTCAAAGCGGCAGACCCGATCGCTCTTGAAGGAGCTCGTAAACTACTGAGCTTCGAAAGTCGGGTTGAACTCTTTGATTCCTTCTATGAGGCCCTTAACGGCGCGGACGCT
The nucleotide sequence above comes from Bdellovibrio svalbardensis. Encoded proteins:
- a CDS encoding UDP-glucose dehydrogenase family protein; the encoded protein is MRISVIGTGYVGLVTGTCFAEKGNQVLCADIDATRIEKLNQGIAPFYEPGLEELIKKNASKKRLHFTANIQEAMESAEMLMIAVGTPSDLDGSTDLSYVMSVAESIGQHMNADKYVVVKSTVPVGTCEAVRNVIERVLRARGVNYKVQIVSNPEFLREGAALEDCLYPPRVIVGVENDETQQVMLNLYRPFVEDTSKILFVDIFSSEMTKYAANAMLATRISFMNELSRICEVTGANIDLVKKGMGMDPRIGPHFLNAGVGYGGSCFPKDVKALIKTARNIGSELSILQAVEEVNQQQHDHFFKKVQDYFKGQLEGKTIAMWGLAFKPGTDDLREAPALRLIEKFLYYGARVKAADPIALEGARKLLSFESRVELFDSFYEALNGADALVIVTEWPEFKGADLNQVKASLKNSVIFDGRNIFLPSEMEELGFDYISIGKEMGLGLQKQTAILQPQQITNQWIN